The DNA sequence AGACATATCACTGGAGTTATTACTGTTGAGACATATCACTGGAGTTATTACTGTTGAGACATATCACTGGAGTTATTACTGTCGAGACATATCACTGGAGTTATTACTGTGAGACATATCTGGAGTTATTACTGAGTTATTACTGTTGAGACATATCACTGGAGTTATTACTGAGTTATTACTGTTGAGACATATCACTGGAGTTATTACCGCTGAGACATATCACTGGAGTTATTACTGAGTTATTACTGTCGAGACATATCACTGGAGTTATTACTGTTGAGACATATCACTGGAGTTGTCACTGGAGTTATTACCGTTGAGACATATCACTGGAGTTCTTATTCCTGATAAATACTGATTCATTTTGTCTGATGTTTCTGGACAGCTGTGGCTAGCTGAAAGAGATGGGGCTCATGGGATAGGCCACTAGCTGTGGCTAGCTGAAAGAGATGGGGCTCATGTGACAGGCCACTAGCTGTAGCTAGCTGAAAGAGATGGGGCTCATGGGACAGGCCACTAGCTGTGACTAGCTGAAAGATGGGGCTCATGGGACAGGCCACTAGCTGTGGATTGCTGAAAGAGATGGGGCTCATGGGACAGGCCTCTAGCTGTGGCTAGCTGAAAGAGATGGGGCTCATGGGACAGGCCACGAGCTGTAGCTAGCTGAAAGAGATGGGGCTCATGGGACAGGCCACTAGCTGTGGCTAGCTGAAAGAGATGGGGCTCATGGGACAGGCCGCTAGCTGTGGCTAGCTGAAAGAGATGGGGCTCATGGGACAGGCCACTAGCTGTGGCTAGCTGAAAGAGATGGTTCTCATAGGACAGGCCACTAGCTGTGGCTAGCTGAAAGAGATGGGTCTCATGGGACAGGCCACTAGCTGTGGCTAGCTGAAAGAGATGGGTCTCATGGGACAGGCCACTAGCTGTGGCTAGCTGAAAGAGATGGGTCTCATGGGACAGGCCACTAGCTGTGGCCAAAGACAGTACTGTTGTTATTCAACTATACTGTATCTGTGATTATCTGATCAAAGTCAGTTCTAATAATTACAAAGATTTGGCATTATATACTTCAGTACTAACATTCACTGTGGTAAAGCACCTGCGTACAATTATCCACCCTCTGCTCCCATAACATTAAACATATGACTTGCATGTTTTTGCCCATAGCGTTTTATGTACCACTGATAAGCCAGTGTTTCTCCACTCAAGGTCTCCAATACATCGGGTCATTTCCCAGGACACCGTAGGCTACAGATACTgtataggatacatactgtaaatctataattccatgtgtataacttgtattatcatctacatttatgatgagtatttctgttgaatgatgtggctatgcaaaatcactggaggTTTTTGGAACTGgttaatgttgatatcatggatggtcagtccttgcatccggAGATTTATCTTTTgtatttgagagtggttacatttctcaagCACCATCCCCCCGCTTTTTACCAGATCAGTGGCGGAGAGAACGCTTTGCTATTCTGTTAACTGCTGATCGCTGCATTAACTATCAAAACCCACGTTTCAAGAAACACCAAGGAACAAACATGTTACTAGAAactacttttattttttttaatggagATGAAGTTGAAAACTTAGTTGGAGGCGATGGTCTGGTCGATGTAGGAGCGGAGCTCGGTGACGCGTGCGTACACTCCGGGCATAGTGGTGGTGCAGGTTCCACTGCCCCAGGACACAATACCAACCAGCGTCCAGGCACCAGCCTTCTCACAGACCAGGGGGCCACCAGAGTCACCCTGCAGGAACACAAAAAGGAGAACAGAAAGAGTAAAGAGTCTCTCTCTAGGGATTTATTTTTTATGTTCAGAGTTTGTGCTCGGCTGTTTCCAAAAAGGTAAGAACGAAACTAAGGAAACACCAATATTTTATTGATGCAATGATTATTTAAGCCAGTTTAAATACTGTAAACGTTCAGAAGAACTTTGAAGAACTctgccattttttattttttttacctttattaaacttggcaagtcaattaagaacaagttcttattttcaatggcggcctaggaacagtgggttaactgcctgttcatgggcagaatgacagatttgtaccttgtcagctcgggggtttgaacttgcaaccttccggctactagtccaacgctctaaccactaggctaccctgccgccccattagtcAGATGGTGGTAGGTTCAGTGTCATGGGCTGTAAGTGTGTCAGGAAGGGTTTGTGTAGGCTTGCAAAAATATGGGATTCTTCCAACTAGGAAGTTTGAAAACCCTGGCAATGTTTTTGAAAGTTTACCGGAATGTTCCAACCCTGTGGTTTGTGTTACTCACCAtgcaggaagaggcaccatcggCTCCAGCACAGATCATGAGGTCGGTGATCTTGGAGCCCCAGAACTTCTGGCACTGAGCCTTGGTCAGCAGGGGAAGAGCGGCCTGCTGCAGCAGGGCAGGGGTGTCAGCAGCTGGAACCAGAGGACACCAAGGGTCAGGTAACTCTTAGAAACCGGTCAGCCAATCACCATCTTTCTCAAATTATTAGACTCCTAGCAACTCAAGACTACACTGAAACCCAACCGAAACGTCATTTTTGAAATAGATTGAGCCAACCGAAACGTAATTTTTGAAATAGATTGAGCCAACCGAAACGTCATTTTTGAAACAGATTGAGCCAACTGAAACGTCATTTTTGAAACAGATTCAGCCAACCGAAACGGCATTTTTGAAATAGATTGAGCCAACTGAAATGGAAACTTCCAACTATACCAAACATACCGCTAGTCAAAAAAACTAACCAAGGTTTGTCTGACTTTACAATGAGACCTAGAAAAGCTGCAGTGATTATTGATTACCGTTGTAGCGGGTCAGACCCCAGCCGGAGGTCACACACGTCATGCCACCGGGGAAGTCATCATTGGTCTCAGCAACGCACACGGGGGACACACGGGTTCCCAAGAGGGCGGGCGTGGCCAGCTTGATCAGGGTGATGTCATTGTTGATGGTGAAGCCGTTGTAACGGGGGTGCTTGAAGACCTAGTCAGGACACAAGGCGACAACGTTTGAGATTTAGATTGGATGTTAATCCGCTGAGCAGATCATTATCGTTTGAGTTGATGTGTGACTTCAAAAGGTGGAACTTTTACTGGTCTTTATCTttacttcaaaataaaagtcttaGATGTTCAAATTGTAGTAATATAGGGCACAGTGGGGATATATAGGGGACAATggggatatataggggacagtagggatatataggggacagtagggatatataggggacagtggggatatataggggacagtagggatatataggggacagtagggatatataggggacagtagggatatataggggacagtggggatatataggggacagtggggatatataggggacagtagggatatataggggacagtggggatatataggggacagtggggatatataggggacagtggggatatataggggacagtgggaatatataggggacagtagggatatataggggacagtagggatatataggggacagtggggatatataggggacagtagggatatataggggacagtagggatatatagggacagtggggatatataggggacagtagggatatataggggacagtagggatatataggggacagtggggatatataggggacagtggggTAGGGGATggggatatataggggacagtagggatatataggggacagggtaggggacagtagggatatataggggacagtggggagatataggggacagtggggatatataggggacagtggggatatataggggacaatggggatatataggggacagtggggatatataggggacagtggggatatataggggacaatggggatatataggggacagtagggaTATATATGGGACAGtagggatatataggggacagtggggatatataggggacaatggggatatataggggacagggatatataggggacagggatatataggggacagtagggatatataggggacagtggggatatataggggacaatggggatatataggggacagtaggaatatataggggacagtagggatatataggggacagtggggatatataggggacaatggggatatataggggacagtagggaTATATAGGAGACAGTGGGGATATATAGGGGACAATggggatatataggggacagtagaTATATATGGGACAGtagggatatataggggacagtggggatatataggggacaatggggatatataggggacagtagggatatataggggacagtggggatatataggggacagtggggatatataggggacagtggggatatataggggacagtagggatatataggggacagtggggatatataggggacagtggggatatataggggacagtggggatatataggggacagtggggTAGGGGACAATggggatatataggggacagtggggtagggatatataggggacaggggatatataggggacagtggggATGGAAAGGTGGAACTTTTACTGATCTTTATCTttacttcaaaataaaagtattagATGTTCAAATTGTAGTAATAGTTGTGTGTGTACGTGGTTGTTTACCTGGCCAACCTTGATGGTCTGGATGTTCTCAGCATTGGAGGAGCGATCGTGCTCTCCCAGGATCACACGGTGAGAGGTCCTGAAATAGTTTCACAAAATAAACATAATTTAGCTACTTTAGCAATATGCTAGCCAGCTTTGAGCTAATTAGCATTAGCATTATCTCGTTTATATCTAGTTTTAGTTAGTTTGCATGAGCCAGCTTTTAGCTAGTTAGCAATAGCTAGGTTTTAGCTAGTTAGCACGTTGCTACACTTATGGTTATAGGCTCAGCAGCCAGCACTCACTTCACGCTGCAGTGAGCAGCAGTCACAACCCAGTTCTCGTTGATCAGAGAGCCGCCGCAGAAGTGGAATCCAGTGTAGTCCTGGAGCGACACCTGCCAGGGCCAGGAGCCGGGCACAGCCTCCTCACCGTTGACGATGCGGGCGTAACCAGACACCACAGGCTGGATGGCGGGTTTACCACAGCCTAATGACAGAGATTATGGGTCAGGGGTCAAGTTTGGCTGCTCTAACAGAGATTCTAACAGTGACAGTTTCTGAATTACATCTATACAGAATATAAATACAATGCTGCTTATTGTAGTACCACTTGAAATGTTATTGACCAGAGCTGTCAACTactatcaaatacttattttacctgataaataaatcaaatgaagTTTTATTtctacagcacatttcagacatgggaATGCAACACAATGTGCTTCACAGGAAGACACAAATAAAAACAATTAAAATTAAAACTGAAAtgtttactacacaacaaacatatGAGAATTTAAAAAACTACAAGAATAACAATAAAAACCCAAACGACTAAAAAGCCAGCCCAAGGTATCCTACAAGGTATCCTACAAGGTATCCTACAAGGTATCCTACAAGGAATCCTACAAGGTATCCTACAAGGTATCCTACAAGGAATCCTACAAGGAATCCTACAAGGAATCCTACAAGGTATCCTACAAGGAATCCTACAAGGAATCCTACAAGGAATCCTACAAGGTATCCTACAAGGTATCCTACAAGGAATCCTACAAGGAATCCTACAAGGAATCCTACAAGGTATCCTACAAGGAATCCTACAAGGTATCCTACAAGGTATCCTAcaaggcggcagcgtagcctagtggttagagcgttggactagtaaccggaaggttgcgagttcaagcccccgagctgacaaggtacaaatctgtcgttctgcccctgaacaggcaggtaacccactgttcccaggccgtcattgaaaataagaatatgttcttaactgacttgcctgtttaaataaaggtaaaaaaaaaaatgaaaaggcaGACACATAAACATGGACATTTTCTCACCGTAGGCTGCGCCGGCGAAGGCAAGGCAGGAGAGGATCAGCAGACAGTTCATGTTTTCAGCGTGATGGAGTGAGGCACACAGCAGGGGTCTTTTATACAGGAACCACGGCTCTGACTCTGCATTCCCCTccaccccctgtgtgtgtgtacctcaccTGTCCCTCTGCAGATAACAGGGGACATTTTCTCACACCGTTACAGAACATTACGGGGTTACGAAAAGGTTGTTTGTTGgaatatttattgaaaatgacCAATGGAAAAAATGGAGACAATGTTGGCTTGTGGTAAATATTCCCCAAAGGAGATCCTCGCTCTTTCTGAAAGCATGATAGCTGTGTTACTTAGACAACTCAtgaagggcggcaggtagcctagcagtaagagtgttgggccagtaaccagcagtagcctagcagttagagtgttgagccagtaaccagcagtaCCCTAGCAGttcgagtgttgggccagtaaccagcaggtagcctagcagttagagtgttgggccagtaaccagcagtaccctagcagttagagtgttgggccagtaaccagcagtagcctagcagttaggtgttgggccagtaaccagcaggtagcctagcagttaggtgttgggccagtaaccagcagtagcctagcagttagggtgttgggccagtaaccagcagtagcctagcagttcgagtgttgggccagtaaccagcagtagtctagcagttagagtgttgggccagtaaccagcagtagcctagcagttagggtgttgggccagtaaccagcagtagcctagcagttagggtgttgggccagtaaccagcagtagcctagcagttagagtgttgggccagtaaccagcagtagcctagcagttagggtgttgggccagtaaccagcaggtagcctagcagttcgagtgttgggccagtaaccagcagtagcctagcagttagagtgttgggccagtaaccagcaggtagcctagcagttagagtgttgggccagtaaccagcagtagcctagcagttcgagtgttgggccagtaaccagcagtagcctagcagttagagtgttggactagtaaccagcaggtagtctagtggttagagtgttgggccagtaaccagcaggtagcctagcagttagagtgttgggccagtaaccagcagtagcctagcagttagagtgttgggccagtaaccagcagtagcctagcagttagagtgttgggccagtaaccagcacgtagcctagcagttagtgttgggccagtaaccagcagtagcctagcagttagagtgttgggccagtaaccagcagttagagtgttgggccagtaaccagcacgtagcctagcagttagtgttgggccagtaaccaacagtagcctagcagttagagtgttgggccagtaaccagcacgtagcctagcagttagtgttgggccagtaaccagcagtagcctagcagttagagtgttgggccagtaaccagcagtagcctagcagttagagtgttaggccagtaaccagcagtaccctagcagttagagtgttgggacagtaaccaccAGTAGCCTAGCAGttcgagtgttgggccagtaaccagcagtagcctagcagttagagtgttgggccagtaaccagcagtagcctagcagttagggtgttgggccagtaaccagcagtagcctagcagttcgagtgttgggccagtaaccagcagtagcctagcagttagagtgttgggccagtaaccagcagtagcctagcagttagggtgttgggccagtaaccagcagtagcctagcagttagggtgttgggccagtaaccagcagtagcctagcagttagagtgttgggccagtaaccagcagtagcctagcagttagggtgttgggccagtaaccagcaggtagcctagcagttcgagtgttgggccagtaaccagcagtagcctagcagttagagtgttgggccagtaaccagcaggtagcctagcagttagagtgttgggccagtaaccagcagtagcctagcagttcgagtgttgggccagtaaccagcagtagcctagcagttagagtgttggactagtaaccagcaggtagtctagtggttagagtgttgggccagtaaccagcaggtagcctagcagttagagtgttgggccagtaaccagcagtagcctagcagttagagtgttgggccagtaaccagcagtagcctagcagttagagtgttgggccagtaaccagcacgtagcctagcagttagtgttgggccagtaaccagcagtagcctagcagttagagtgttgggccagtaaccagcagttagagtgttgggccagtaaccagcacgtagcctagcagttagtgttgggccagtaaccaacagtagcctagcagttagagtgttgggccagtaaccagcacgtagcctagcagttagtgttgggccagtaaccagcagtagcctagcagttagcgtgttgggccagtaaccagcagtagcctagcagttagagtgttgggccagtaaccagcagtaccctagcagttagagtgttgggccagtaaccagcagtagcctagcagttagggtgttgggccagtaaccagcagttagggtgttgggccagtaaccagcagtagcctagcagttagggtgttgggccagtaaccagcagttagggtgttgggccagtaaccagcagtagcctagcagatagagtgttgggccagtaaccagcagtaccctagcagttagagtgttgggccagtaaccagcagtagcctagcagttagagtgttgggacagtaaccagcacgtagcctagcagttagagtgttgggccagtaaccagcacatagcctagcagttagagtgttgagccagtaaccagcaggtagcctagcagttagagtgttgggccagtaaccagaacgtagcctagcagttagtgttgggccagtaaccagcagtagcctagcagttagagtgttgggccagtaaccagcagtagcctagcagttagagtgttgggccagtaaccagcagtagcctagcagttagagtgttgggccagtaaccagcaggtagcctagcagttagagtgttgggccagtaaccagcacatagcctagcagttagagtgttgggccagtaaccagcaggtagcctagtggttagagtgttgggccagtaaccagcaggtagcctagtggttagagtgttgggccagtgaccagcaggtagcctagtggttagagtgttgggccagtaaccagcagtaccctagcagttagagtgttgggccagtaaccagcaggtagcctagtggttagagtgttgggccagtaaccagcaggtagcctagtggttagagtgttggactagtaaccagcacatagcctagcagttagagtgttgggccagtaaccagcaggtagcctagtggttagagtgttgggccagtaaccagcaggtagcctagtggttagagtgttgggccagtgaccagcaggtagcctagtagttagagtgttgggccagtaaccgaaacgtTGCTGTTTCGAATACCTGAGCGGACAATGTgaaaaaaatctgttgatgtgcccgaGACACTTAACCCTCATTTGCTTCAGGGGtgccatactactatggctgtcacgttctgaccttagttcttttgttatgtctttgttttagtatggtcagggcgtgagttgggtgggtagtctatgttcgtttttctatgttgtggttttgtgtttggcctggtatggttctcaatcagaggcaggtgtctcagattgagaatcacacttaggcagcctttttcccacctgtgtggtgtgggtgattattttctgttctgtgtttttctTCACTGTACAGAGCTGTTCGTttgtcgttttgttgtttttctattgTTCAGTTGTTTCATTAAAGAATGTGACTATAAACATCAATTAAAAAAGCGACACCATGTTCTGTTTTTCCAGACAGTTAGTAAATGTTATAGTCTTTAAGCAGGTGATACTTTCTATCATCATTAAAAGGTTGTTTTGAAGGGTTTGATTCCAAAATAAGAtatttcagaaatgttggtaaattgacattcattaaaaacacatctagtaaaagagagagagctatTGTCTTTTAATCTGACCATGACCTGGGATAGTGAAAAGACAGACATGATTTTGTTTGAAATATATTGCAATGTAATTTTATTTTAGAGatggggggtggccagtcctcttctggctgtgccgggtggagattataacagaacatggccaagatgttcaaatggtcttagatgaccagcagggtcaaataataataatcacagtggttgtagagggtgcaacaggagtaaatgtcagttggcttttcatagctgatcattgagagtatctctaccgctcctgctgtctctagagagttgaaaacagcaggtctgggacaggtagcatgtccggtgaacaggtcagggttccatcgccgcaggcagaacagttgaaactggagcagcagcacggccaggtggactggggacagcaaggagtcatcatgccaggtagtcctgaggcattgtcctagggctcaagtactccgagagagagaaagaaagagagaacgaaagagagaaagagagaattagacagagcatacttaaattcacacaggacaccggataagacaggagaagtactccagatataacaaactgaccctagcccccccgacacataaactactgcagcataaatactggaggctgagacaggaggggtcaggaggaaTCATTTCccatactgtggtactctgtgAATAAGATAAGGTTCTGATTACCTTCCTAAGTGTAGAAAAACATATTTAGAGAAACCTCACTTAGGACTGAACAGATAAATATAATGGAAAGGAGTCGCTAAATGAGTCACTAAATGAGTCACTAAAGGAGTCACTAAATGAGTCACTAAATGAGTCCCTAAATGAGTCACTAAATGAGTCCCTAAAGTAGTCCCTAAATGAGTCACTAAAGGAGTCACTAAATGAGTCACTAAAGGAGTCACTAAATGAGTCCCTAAAGGAGTCACTAAAGTAGTCCCTAAATGAGTCACTAAAGGAGTCACTAAATGGGTCACTAAAGGAGTCACTAAATGAGTCCCTAAAGGAGTCCCTAAAGGAGTCCCTAAATGAGTCACTAAATGAGTCACTAAAGGAGTCACTAAATGAGTCCCTAAATGAGTCCCTAAAGGAGTCCCTAAAGGAGTCCCTAAATGAGTCACTAAATGAGTCACTAAATGAGTCACTAAAGTAGTCACTAAATGAGTCACTAAATGAGTCACTAAATGAGTCACTAAAGTAGTCCCTAAAGGAGTCACTAAATGAGTCCCTAAATGAGTCACTAAATGAGTCCCTAAATGAGTCCCTAAAGTAGTCCCTAAAGTAGTCCCTAAATGAGTCCCTAAAGTAGTCCCTAAATGAGTCCCTAAAGTAGTCACTAAATGAGTCCCTAAAGTAGTCACTAAATGAGTCCCTAAATGAGTCCCTAAAGTAGTCCCTAAATGAGTCCCTAAATGAGTCCCTAAATGAGTCCCTAAATGAGTCACTTTTGCACCAGCGGCAAAAACCACATGGAAAATTCCATCCACCTGGACAAGGGACATAGAGAATATCAGATATCCCATTTTGAACAAAACAAGTACGCTTAATTAAATGAAGTGTTTTTAAAAGTTTGACAACAACCATAATCGATAAACATAGGAACTGAGCCATGAGTTTTCACGTCAGGCGAAACAATGCAGATGGGAAACAGCTATTCACTTGAACCTGGTTCAGATGAATGAACAAATAACATAGAAAGGGCATTTATTAATTATTTGAATAAAATGAGATGTAGAGGAGTTACTTCCTTAATATTAcatgtaaataaaaataaaatgcacCAATCACAAGAgacccctgagagagagagggcatctATGAGCTGTTATCTCAGGTTAGGGAATCACAGATAAGGTTGTTGTTTTTTCCCAGTAGAATGGGTCAggttaacctggtcccagatctcttCTGCTCTTTTTCCAGTAGAAGGGGTCAGGTTAGCTAGTGTCAAGTGGGGAGGGAATGAAAGCTGGGACAGGTggggagggacagagtggaagCTTTGTTCAGGtgaggagggaatggaagctagggtcaggtggtgagggaatggaagctagagTCAGGTggggagggacagagtggaagCTTTGTTCAGGtgaggagggaatggaagctagggtcaggtggtgagggaatggaagctagggtcaggtggtgagggaatggaagctagggtcaggtcgggagggaatggaagctagggtcaggtggtgagggaatggaagctagagtcaggtggtgagggaatggaagctagagtcaggtggtgagggagggaatggaagccagggtcaggtggtgagggagggaatggaagatagggtcaggtagggagggaatggaagatagggtcaggtggtgagggaatggaagctagagtcaggtggtgagggagggagtggaagctagggtcaggtagggagggaatggaagctagggtcaggtggtgagggagggaatggaagctagagtcaggtggtgagggagggaatggaagttagggtcaggtagggagggaattgaagctagggtcaggtggtgagggagtggaagctagggtcaggtagggagggaatggaagctagggtcaggtggtgagggaatggaagctagggtcaggtagggagggaatggaagctagggtcaggtggtgagggagtggaagctagggtcaggtagggagggaatggaagctagggtcaggtggtgagggaatggaagctagggtcgggtagggagggaatggaagccagggtcaggtggtgagggaatggaagctagggtcaggtggtgagggaatggaagccagggtcaggtggtgagggaatggaagctagggtcaggtggtgaggaagggaatggaagctagggtcaggtggtgagggagggaatggaagctagggtcaggtggtga is a window from the Oncorhynchus gorbuscha isolate QuinsamMale2020 ecotype Even-year unplaced genomic scaffold, OgorEven_v1.0 Un_scaffold_1459, whole genome shotgun sequence genome containing:
- the LOC124022865 gene encoding chymotrypsin A-like, which produces MNCLLILSCLAFAGAAYGCGKPAIQPVVSGYARIVNGEEAVPGSWPWQVSLQDYTGFHFCGGSLINENWVVTAAHCSVKTSHRVILGEHDRSSNAENIQTIKVGQVFKHPRYNGFTINNDITLIKLATPALLGTRVSPVCVAETNDDFPGGMTCVTSGWGLTRYNAADTPALLQQAALPLLTKAQCQKFWGSKITDLMICAGADGASSCMGDSGGPLVCEKAGAWTLVGIVSWGSGTCTTTMPGVYARVTELRSYIDQTIASN